In Vigna unguiculata cultivar IT97K-499-35 chromosome 3, ASM411807v1, whole genome shotgun sequence, a single genomic region encodes these proteins:
- the LOC114176095 gene encoding phosphatidylinositol 4-kinase gamma 4: protein MSIAEFALGSVFKEKGQWEGQPGHCSGEPILIYLTVDGAVTPMRVLESDSIASVKLRIQQCKGFVVKKQKLVFGGRELARSGTLIKEYGVADGNVLHMVLRLSDLLFIVVRTVSGKEFEFHIDRHRNVGYLKQRIRKKGEGFIDLEDDQEFFCNDEKLDDQRVFHDICKSEDDVIHLIVKKSAKIRTTPIQKDLKLSVEAPGETVKHNRDNHVHIANVPPDVCFWLEPIVVNPKINFFPFLWDMINSTFEGLERGNDPMRSSEGTGGTYFMQDSTGQEYVSVFKPMDEEPMAVNNPRGLPSSPNGEGLKIGTKVGEGALREVAAYLLDHPKSGSRMLTGEEAGFSGVPPTVMVQCLHQKFNHPNGFSCSAKDVKIGSLQKFTSNDGNCEDFGPWAFPVEEVHKITVLDIRLANADRHGGNILIRKEAGGKIKLIPIDHGYCLPDKFEDCTFDWLYWPQARQPYSPETIEYINSLDAEKDLELLKCYGWDMPLECARTLRISTMLLKKGVERGLTPYEIGSIMCRENLNKESVIEQIIGEAQDSLLPGMEEAEFLEAISQSMDSHLDKLAK from the exons ATGTCAATTGCTGAGTTTGCTTTGGGTTCAGTTTTCAAAGAGAAGGGGCAATGGGAAGGGCAACCGGGACATTGTTCTGGTGAGCCAATCTTGATTTACCTCACTGTGGATGGCGCTGTGACCCCAATGCGCGTGTTGGAGTCTGATTCCATTGCTTCCGTGAAACTGAGGATTCAGCAGTGCAAAGGCTTCGTGGTGAAAAAGCAGAAGTTGGTTTTCGGTGGCAGAGAGCTAGCTCGGAGTGGCACACTTATCAAGGAGTATGGTGTCGCTGACGGAAATGTTCTTCACATGGTTCTTCGCCTCTCTGATCTTCTTTTCATTGTTGTGAGGACCGTTTCAGGGAAGGAGTTCGAGTTCCACATCGACAGACACCGAAATGTGGGTTATCTGAAACAACGCATTAGAAAAAAAGGGGAAGGTTTCATTGATCTGGAGGATGACCAAGAGTTTTTCTGCAATGATGAGAAGCTCGACGATCAGAGAGTGTTCCATGACATATGCAAGAGTGAGGACGATGTGATTCATTTGATAGTTAAGAAATCGGCCAAGATTAGGACCACACCGATTCAGAAGGATTTGAAGCTCTCCGTGGAGGCACCAGGCGAAACAGTGAAACATAACAGGGACAACCATGTTCACATAGCAAATGTGCCACCTGACGTATGTTTCTGGTTGGAACCAATTGTTGTGAATCCCAAgatcaatttttttcctttcctttgGGATATGATAAACTCCACATTTGAAGGTTTGGAGAGAGGAAACGATCCTATGAGGTCCTCTGAGGGCACTGGAGGGACTTACTTCATGCAAGATTCAACAGGTCAGGAGTATGTTTCTGTTTTTAAGCCAATGGATGAGGAACCCATGGCTGTGAACAACCCAAGAGGTCTTCCAAGTTCACCCAATGGCGAAGGTTTGAAAATAGGGACAAAGGTTGGTGAAGGAGCCTTGAGGGAAGTTGCAGCATACTTGTTGGATCATCCAAAGAGTGGATCACGTATGTTGACAGGTGAAGAAGCAGGCTTTTCTGGTGTTCCCCCTACTGTTATGGTGCAGTGTCTGCACCAAAAGTTTAACCATCCAAATGGGTTTTCTTGCTCCGCAAAAGATGTTAAGATCGGATCACTGCAGAAATTCACTAGTAATGATGGTAACTGTGAGGACTTCGGACCCTGGGCTTTCCCAGTGGAGGAAGTGCATAAGATTACTGTGCTTGATATAAGATTGGCCAATGCAGATAGGCATGGTGGGAATATATTGATCAGAAAGGAAGCAGGTGGCAAGATAAAGCTCATTCCTATTGATCATGGCTACTGTCTACCAGATAAa TTTGAAGATTGCACATTTGACTGGCTTTACTGGCCGCAAGCTCGTCAGCCTTACTCTCCTGAGACAATTGAATACATAAATTCTCTGGATGCTGAAAAAGACTTGGAACTTTTGAAATGTTATGGCTGGGATATGCCACTTGAGTGTGCTAGAACACTTCGCATTTCCACAATGTTGCTGAAGAAAGGTGTTGAGAGAGGCCTTACTCCCTACGAAATAGGAAGCATAATGTGTCGGGAAAATTTGAACAAGGAATCTGTGATTGAACAGATTATTGGGGAAGCCCAAGATTCCTTGCTTCCAGGCATGGAGGAAGCAGAATTTCTTGAAGCCATTTCGCAAAGCATGGATTCCCACCTTGACAAGCTTGCAAAGTAG
- the LOC114178281 gene encoding uncharacterized protein LOC114178281, with product MSFLVGDNKILIIASHSMNTIRKAIFVFLFCNNFFSFFLKPCGFRFGHILKLCTHIHFHIFFSASFNVDNTHTFTLALPPPPQAAAAGAAPPHVAPRPKRPRPPSGRTNLASCVVASIFLIFIIIVILIVYFTVFKPQDPKIAVNAVQLPSFSVVNGTVNFTFSQYAAVRNPNRAAFSHYDSSLQLLYSGSQVGFMFIPAGEIDAGRTQYMAATFSVQSFPLSAPPRVGPTLANGDGVGFNYGLRIEPTMEIESKLEMAGRVKVLHFFTHHVYAKAGCRVAIAVTDGSVLGFHC from the exons ATGTCTTTTCTCGTTGGTGATAACAAAATTCTGATAATTGCATCTCACAGCATGAACACGATAAG aaaagccatttttgtttttttattttgcaacaatttcttttcattttttcttaaacCATGTGGGTTTCGTTTTGGTCACATCCTTAAATTATGCACACACATCCACTTCCATATCTTTTTTTCTGCTTCTTTCAACGTAGACAACACACACACTTTCACTCTGGCTCTCCCTCCACCACCGCAGGCCGCGGCGGCCGGAGCTGCTCCGCCCCATGTCGCACCGAGGCCGAAACGGCCGCGTCCGCCGTCGGGGCGCACCAACCTCGCTTCCTGCGTGGTGGCCTCCATCTTCCTAatcttcatcatcatcgtcATCCTCATCGTGTACTTCACCGTGTTCAAACCCCAGGATCCCAAGATCGCCGTCAACGCCGTCCAGCTCCCCTCGTTCTCCGTCGTTAACGGCACCGTCAACTTCACGTTCTCCCAATACGCCGCCGTCCGGAACCCTAACCGCGCCGCCTTCTCCCACTACGACAGCTCCCTCCAGCTCCTCTACTCCGGCAGCCAGGTCGGCTTCATGTTCATCCCGGCCGGCGAGATCGACGCCGGCCGGACGCAGTACATGGCCGCCACCTTCTCCGTGCAGTCCTTCCCCCTCTCCGCGCCCCCGAGGGTGGGCCCCACTCTCGCCAACGGCGACGGAGTGGGCTTCAACTATGGGCTTAGGATTGAGCCCACTATGGAAATCGAGTCCAAGTTGGAGATGGCGGGCCGCGTGAAAGTCTTACACTTCTTCACCCATCATGTTTACGCCAAAGCCGGTTGCAGGGTCGCCATTGCCGTAACCGATGGATCCGTGTTAGGTTTTCactgctaa
- the LOC114176390 gene encoding GDSL esterase/lipase At4g10955, which yields MTSERESFDLSGPLHLTNVLWDNSNHRKAVAASLVQGVYILERDRQEKREGSKALAPPWWTFFQFKLLRPLVDDVDSSLFGAIYEFRPSNSQQNDTIYKSPRYVIAFRGTLNKSHSVSRDIELDIHLIKQGLHQTSRSEIAIQAVRNMVETVGDSNVWLAGHSLGSAMAMLTGKTMAKNGIFIESFLFNPPFVSAPIERIKDERVKHGIRFAGSVITAGLAFALQAKQSKDLAVDPFAALAAWVPCLFVNPCDHICSEYIGYFEHRRKMNDIGAGVIEKLATQNSLGGLLMSAFGKESEPLHLIPSASLTVNVTPSRDFKEAHGIHQWWKADLRLEHKLYNYT from the exons ATGACATCTGAGAGGGAATCTTTTGACCTCTCAGGACCTTTGCATCTGACTAATGTCCTCTG GGATAACTCGAATCATCGGAAGGCTGTTGCTGCTAGTTTGGTCCAAGGTGTTTACATTCTGGAAAGGGACAGACAAGAAAAACGTGAAGGTTCAAAGGCTCTTGCACCTCCTTGGTGGACATTCTTCCAATTTAAGCTGCTCCGTCCGCTTGTAGATGATGTTGATTCGTCTCTCTTTGGAGCAATTTATGAGTTCAGGCCTTCAAATTCTCAGCAGAATGATACTATATATAAAAGTCCACGTTATGTGATTGCCTTTAGAGGAACTCTAAACAAATCACACTCAGTTTCACGTGATATTGAGTTGGATATCCACTTGATCAAACAGGGCCTTCATCAAACTTCTCGCTCTGAAATAGCTATTCAGGCTGTTCGAAACATGGTAGAAACGGTTGGTGATTCAAATGTTTGGTTGGCCGGACACTCCCTGGGATCAGCAATGGCAATGCTCACTGGGAAAACAATGGCCAAGAATGGGATATTTATTGAATCTTTTCTTTTCAACCCGCCATTTGTATCTGCTCCAATCGAGAGAATCAAGGATGAGAGGGTGAAACATGGGATTCGATTTGCGGGCAGTGTGATAACTGCTGGACTCGCCTTTGCCTTGCAAGCCAAGCAGTCCAAGGATTTAGCTGTTGATCCATTTGCTGCTTTGGCTGCATGGGTTCCATGTTTGTTTGTGAATCCCTGTGATCATATCTGCTCAGAATACATTGGCTACTTTGAACACAGAAGAAAAATGAATGACATTGGAGCAGGAGTCATTGAAAAGTTAGCAACTCAAAATTCGCTTGGTGGCCTATTGATGAGTGCATTTGGGAAGGAATCTGAACCCCTCCACCTCATTCCTTCAGCTTCTCTCACAGTAAATGTTACCCCTTCACGCGATTTTAAAGAAGCTCATGGTATTCACCAATGGTGGAAAGCTGACTTGCGGCTAGAACACAAGCTCTACAATTACACCTAG